TagaaaaatggaataaaaaaaaatcatacacgataaaaaaaaaccttaaaaaGAAATTCATGCAGCCCAAACCagacacaaaaaaaatgcatacaacTTATGCAGAATGCatacgtccagcctgagatttcacaaaattttaaaaacatgctaAAAACATGCCGAGGGTCAGAGATGTCTtggagacaagaaaaaaaaaaacatgcactaCTTggacctccccccccctcccccttcactTAACTAATGGTCCGTCCCCTAATTTAGAATGACAGGTCTGGGCAGCAGGCCCGTATCCAGGATTTtgaacgggggggggggggagttcgtttacccatttagcggaccattttctcttaggtagctcgtcctagcttgcagtggtactcaattttaCTTCATCAGGGCGGACCTTCAAGTCGTGTGGGTTCTTCCAAACCCCCcgaacccccctggctacgggcctgggcAGCACACGCATAAAGAAATACTAAATACAATAattgaataattccaagtagGAATAAcacaataatatataatagctCAAGGCAGTCACGAATTTGTTGGTGACAAAGCCAACAAATCTGGTGGTAGATGTGGAACCTTGGTCTTACGCCtttttgggataataaaattgagaaaaataagagaaacTGAAAAACTTTAGCGAAGAGTAATCTATCAATCCCCAAGAGATGGAGAATTGCCCTGGGACAACAAAAAGAGGCTCCTAAAAACACTAATTAATAAATTCCTTGATCCAGCCCTCCGGTGATGAATCTTACTTAGTTCTTCATCAGTTAATCTGAACAACACCCTCAATACCATTGTTAGTTTATACATTTTTAGGTATCAGATAAGGCAAGAATGCCTATTGTTCATGTCTTCGGATATCGATGGAAATCCCTGTTTTCtatatatatttgtatttGAGGTCGCCTTTTTGGGATGATAAAATTgagaaaaataagagaaacTGAAAAACTTTAGCGAAGAGTAATCTATCAATCCCCAAGAGATGGACAATTGCCCTGGGACAACAAAAAGAGGCTCCTAAAAACACTAATTAAAAAATTCCCTGAATTCCTTGATCCAGCCCTCCGATGATGAATCTTACTTAGTTCTTCATCAGTTAATCTGAACAACACCCTCAATACCATTGTTAGTTTATACATTTTTAGGTATCAGATAAGGCAAGAATGCCTATTGTTCATGTCTTCGGATATCGATGGAAATCCCTGTTTTCtatatatatttgtatttGAGGTCGCCTTTTTTGGATGATAAAATTgagaaaaataagagaaacTGAAAAACTTTAGCGAAGAGTAATCTATCAATCCCCAAGAGATGGAGAATTGCCCTGGGACAACAAAAAGAGGCTCCTAAAAACACTAATTAATAAATTCCTTGAATTCCTTGATCCAGCCCTTCGGTGATGAATCTTACTTAGTTCTTCATCAGTTAATCTGAACAACACCCTCAATACCATTGTTAGTTTATACATTTTTAGGTATCAGATAAGGCAAGAATGCCTATTGTTCATGTCTTCGGATATCGATGGAAATCCCTGTTTTCtatatatatttgtatttGAGGTCAAATCATTTTAGTTGGCTAGAGAAAAATTAACATTTGCAATTTCCCTGTATATCCACCtaaattcaaagaaacttGCTTATAACATTGTCGTGAAAGTATTTTTGTGATAAAAAAGTGCTCCTTTTCCCTCTGGGAAATTACTTCACAACTTTTcggaggttttttttttacattctaGCCAATTTGCGTATTAGATTTATTCTAGCACATCAATTTAATGCAAATTTTATTAAGCACATGAATAGTGCCATCCATCGGTTCCACGtcttaaaatgaaaacaaaaaaattattattccTATGAATGTCAGGGTCCCCGAATGAGATTTGTAGGTGATGTTTTATCATGTCTCTTATTAGCAAAGTGCAAGTCACAACTaataaatgcaaataaatacCGAATAAAATATGCAACAATCCGTGTGGTTTTGCATCAGTGGAGCATATCGTGCTAACCCAATCGCACAGTTAATGCGTTATTTCGCGTCGTTTATGTTTGAGACCAATGCTTAAAGCGTCGCTTCATTGCCAATGTTGAAATGGTGAACAAGCAAGCTGAAGCGATTGAAAAGGACCCTATAATACAGAGCCTTGAGAGGTCTAGCTCTTTGGTTATTTTAAATCAGTTACGTCGCTTTACGAGATGTTTACTTGACCCAGATTTACTAGCGGCGAAAgccttttgctttttcttgtATGGGGCTTGTGGAGCGTTGCTGCCGTATTTACCACTGTATTTGAAGCAGTTTGGAATTCACGCCTACCAAGTTGGGATTATTCTAGGGATTGGTCCAGTTGTACAATGTCTAGGTGCACCAGCGTGGGCAGCTGTAGCGAACAAGTGGCGAATAGgcaagtttatttttcttagcGGAATTCTTTCTTGGCTTGTGAAAGGACTGTTGATATTAGCAGTTCATCCTAGAGCACAAGTTTGCATTCAAAGCTACAAGAACACGACGACGAATATAACCTATGTCCACGCGTATCACttatggaaaaataaattaagCAACACCGAAAAGCAGTGGAGAGCTGTTTATCCAAAGCCGACAGTCCCGCCAAAGTTTGTGAGTACAACAACCGTGCATAGAACCAGTGCAAATCCCAATCAGAACTCATCAATCCCTGCCAATAGAACAATTCTTGAAGACGTacttggtgatgatgattactaTGGAGATATTTTTGATGGGAAAGACAATTTAGGAAGTCTTCAAAAGACAAGAAGATTGATGGCTGTAGTACCACATCACGTATTAATCAACCAAATTTATACCAACCGTGAATCCAAATTACAAACAACTAAATTCAGTAAATCACTAAACGTGACAGTGATGAATGAAGTGCAAATCGATAGACAAGAGCTTAATGACATATTCCTCATAATTCTATTGTTTGTTCTGATCGGGGACTTTCTCCAGTCCTCCACGTTTACCCTTGCCGATGCATCTGTACTCAACCGGTTGGACGAGGACCATCGTGAGAGCCCCACTGGTATGCGAATTGCAGGTTGTCTCGGAAGTATGATAGCTGTTATCTTGGTTGGCACCATTATATATGACTCTAAGTACGACCTCTGTGGTGCGCCCCGCGCTCTTTACTACGTTGCCTTCTACTTCTTCATCGGGTTTATGTGTATGGCATTTGTGAACTCTCTATGGTTCCAGTTTTCATACCACGACGACCGCGGTTGTGGAAGTGTACTGAAAGTCATTTCGCTGTTTACAAATCGCGAAGACAGCGCGTTTCTCGTCTGCGTTCTCTACGTTGGACTCTGCTATGGATTCCTGTCACATTTCCTGTTCTGGTTCGTAGATGACCTTGGGGGACACACGCTTATAATGGGAACTGCAAGTGCGCTTAGAGAACTTACAGCATTGGTGTTTTTCTTTGTCGGCGACCGTCTCCTTCCGTTAGTGGGTCAGACGAATGTGATGGTTATGACCCTGTTATGCTACTCGGCTTGTTTTTTCACCGCCTGGAGACTTACCACTGATTTGTGGATCATTGTCGCGTTGGGGGTGGTAGAGGGGGCAACGTTTGCTTCCTTTTGGCGCTGTTGTGAGAAGTACTTCGCCTACCTTGGGACGCCAAAGAAAATTATCGACAGCACTCAAAGTAAGTAGTATTATATTAATTAATCCAATTAATACACGAATCTATCTATCTCTGGCCTTGCGACCTACCCCACAACTATTCACCTATCTGATATCTGGCATGTCCATGGTCCATTTACAGAAAACACCTCCTATATACAGAGCTATACAATAAGAACTACAAATGCTTGTAGGGGTAACAGGCAATTGGGGGATGTcccgcacccctcccccattaaTCATTAAAGCCATATTCAATTTCAATACACAAAGTGCCCCCTCTCCCCATCGACAGTGCTTCGTTACTATCATAGCATTAGAATGGGTACAGCTAGTTGTTTACCGTCACTCACCAGAAACCGAAACAATTGGTCAGTTTTCCCGCGTTCACGTAATAATAGAGACCCATGGAGCAAACTAGTACATAGACTGAGCTAGTACATAGACAAGCTAGTTGTTTACCGTCACTCACCAGAAACCGAAACAATTGGTCAGTTTCCCCGCGTTCACGTAATAATAGAGACCCATGGAGCAAACTAGTACATAGACTGAAAAATGGTCTGCCAGCACCGTTAAGCATCCCTcctgttaaatatctttttttattcttcctCTCTTTGAATGATGACCCAttagcggcgtagccaggatttataacaggagggggccccaAGGGGACATGAGGGTGGGGGGATTTTAAGGCATtatctcctgtattttagacaATGTCGCAcacatttattgtattttttactgctctctccctctctccaTTTCATATAATTAATATATGGTTCTGATATCGCTTAagtttatttatcaccttaatttttacaaataattaccaCTTATAGAACTGtcatagaactgccatttggcaattgccattcaCCGTTCgcgctgacaacctttataggaataggtgtatatatgACCGTACAATGAACATTGCGTAAGTTGTTATATTCTGTTGAAGGTTTCCTGCAGGCTGTATTCTGGGGACTGGGCAATGGCGGTGGCGCCATGGTTGGTGGTTCGCTCATCACGCAGTTTGGCGCGAGAACGACCTTTGGCGCGTTTGGCGTGACGTCACTAGTCGTGTGTTTGCTGTATGTGATCTATTGTTACGTCCTCAGCGAGCTTAGCAAGGAGAGTTCAGGAGACGATACAAGTAGTGACGACGACCAATGACAACGATGGAATGGAAGGATCATGATAATTAGTAATTGATTTGAATTTTGAACTGCAAAGAGTATAATAAAGACAGTTATTTTGGGGGCATTTGGCGTATTATAAATCTGGCTAGAGGATCAATAATTTAACCTGAAAAAACtggaataaataataataaaataataatggaCAATTATGGCACGATGCACCATATCATTCAACCAGGGAGGCGTGGTGACTGGAGATGCAACTGTATATAATTTAAGCTTATTTCACGCTTTGTTTGCTTCGCTTGGAGCAAATCTGGTATATTCCAAtctctattttttctttttatttttatttctaaagCTTGGTCTTACCAGGCCACATTTCAACACGTTTTGGGTGTTATCACGCTATTTCTTGGAGAGATATTTGTTCCGGAAGTTTTAGGCTGCTAGCGCTCTTCTGTGAGTGTATTCGGAAATGGCTGTTTTCGGAGTTTTAGGACTCATGTGGCGCGCGAGAcaaaaagggagggggggtatgAGGGAAAGAGGCCCTTCCCCCTTCCTCTTCTCTCTCTCGCAcgcacaggaatcccgaaacATTCATTTCCGAATAAACCCACAGGAGAGCCAGCTAGCTAAGAAAATATTAGCGTTACAATATTTGTCACGATGCGAGTCCATTGCACAATGGAGTTACTAACCGCCAAATTCAGAAGCAGAATTTTACTCCAATAAGAGCACAGAGATCGCATCAATGGAATACAGTTGCGTCGCCATTCCTCACACCTCCCTGATTCTGCatactgtattttactttatcaCGTAGGAGATCAATAAGATGTACAAAAATACTCCAGTCATCAtttatttttgtgaaaaataAACTATGAAACTCAAACAATTCATCTTGAGTACAAGAGTAAAGAGAGTGAGACTTTTGTGTTAAACTATGTTTTATTAtacaataggggacttgcgctaagagatctcgtgactttttgggtggcaaattcaaaccaaaataatcaaagtcaaagaaatgactgcgcccgtcacatcAGAGAACGACGAATGGAAAGGGaaattctggcttttttcctaagcgctgaataattttgccgctaaaagcctgaacGCGAGCTAGTTTGCCATCCAAAAAGTCACTTGATCTATTAGCGCAATTCCCCTATAAAATTATCAAGTAAAACGCCGCAGTTCATACAGATTCTTGAGGGAGATTGCATCATAGGTCTTGCAGCCTGCTTGAAGACCCGGCGTACTTTGAGGTCGCTTGGGGCCAAATATAGCTCCACAGGCGATAGAAGTAAGCGAATGTATTAAGGCTGATTAAGACAGTACGAAATAAACGTATGCGACATGCCTACGACATGGCTaagccctgaattacacacttTCGCACTGAATAAAGGGggcgtccacactaacacggattcgtttgaaACCGcatactttttgatacgtttaggccttccgtccacactaGCACGGAGGTCGGATCcagcgaatccggatacttttgaaaacgcCGTCGAAAGTGAATCAAAATGAATCCGTATAATTTTGTCCGTAGTGTGGACGGTCGaatccgtatcaaaatgaaaacgataaCGTCATATCGCAGGCGAGCGCtgctttgagcatgcgcatatcataaaaatgacgtcaccctgtacctttcagcgtttccaaacgtttgaatccgtgttgTTAGAGTGGACGGCTGGATCCAGGCGAACACGATGCGAAAACGATAGTGTGGACGCGAATCAAGTGATGCGTTTTCGGCGAAAcaaatccggatacttttgaatccgtgttagtgtgaaCGACCCCTAAGATTCTTGTAGTTGAGTAGCAgagtcgtaggctgatttacacgACTCGAGTTGTAGCCTTTAGGCCCTAGAAGAAGTTTTGTAGTAATTGAGATATATAGAGTTATAGAAGTGTCAGTTTACAAAAGACAAGCCATTAAGTTTTAAAACAGAGCTTAAAAGCGAGAAAGAGAAGTATTAAAAAGCAAAGCTGGAGAGAAGCTTGGAAAGAGGCAGTCGCTTTTAAAGTTTGGTTTATTAGCGTATGGTTCAGGCGTGTGGATTGGCTACGAGCAGCATTATTTTTCTTCCTCGAATGGAATTGGAGTCCACTCTCGTTTGACGTCTTTCCGTTTCTTCTCCATGCAGACATGAATTACAGACATTGCAATTAGCAATGCAAACGACAGCACTCCGCCCGCGTAGAATGATGGGACGGCGCCATATTCGTCAATGACTACTCCTCCTAGAATAGCTCCCAGTCCTCCTCCTAGTCCCCAGTACACGCCCTGAAGAATACCTGAAAACGAACAGAAATCCAATAAGGTCTATTCACGGAGATCAGGGCAACCCGGACATTCGGTTCGTCCTGTCCGCCTTGACGCCCTGTGGGTCCCTGCACTGGGTCTAGTATCAGTCCCCGCACTGGGTCTAGTATCAGTCCCCGCACTGGGTCCAGTATCAGTCCCCGCACGGGGTCCAGTATCAGTCCCCGCACGGGGTCCAGTATCAGTCCCCGCACCGGGTCTAGTATCAGTCCCCGCACCGGGTCTAGTATCAGTCCCCGCACTGGGTCTAGTATCAGTCCCCGCACGGGGTCTAGTATCAGTCCCCGCACCGGGTCTAGTATCAGTCCCCGCACCGGGTCTAGTATCAGTCCCCGCACCGGGTCTAGTATCAGTCCCCGCACTGGGTCTAGTATCACTCCCCGCACGGGGTCTAGTATCACTCCCCGCACGGGGTCTAGTATCAGTCCCCGCACTGGGTCTAGTATCAGTCCCCGCACTGGGTCTAGTATCAGTCCCCACACTGGGTCTAGTATCAGTCCCCGCACTGGGTCTAGTATCAGTCCCCACACTGGGTCTAGTATCAGTCCCCGCACTGGGTCTAGTATCAGTCCCCGCACGGGGTCTAGTATCAGTCCCCGCACTGGGTCTAGTATCAGTCCCCGCACCGGGTCTAGTATCAGTCCCCACACTGGGTCTAGTATCAGTCCCCGCACT
The sequence above is a segment of the Nematostella vectensis chromosome 2, jaNemVect1.1, whole genome shotgun sequence genome. Coding sequences within it:
- the LOC5521325 gene encoding major facilitator superfamily domain-containing protein 6, coding for MVNKQAEAIEKDPIIQSLERSSSLVILNQLRRFTRCLLDPDLLAAKAFCFFLYGACGALLPYLPLYLKQFGIHAYQVGIILGIGPVVQCLGAPAWAAVANKWRIGKFIFLSGILSWLVKGLLILAVHPRAQVCIQSYKNTTTNITYVHAYHLWKNKLSNTEKQWRAVYPKPTVPPKFVSTTTVHRTSANPNQNSSIPANRTILEDVLGDDDYYGDIFDGKDNLGSLQKTRRLMAVVPHHVLINQIYTNRESKLQTTKFSKSLNVTVMNEVQIDRQELNDIFLIILLFVLIGDFLQSSTFTLADASVLNRLDEDHRESPTGMRIAGCLGSMIAVILVGTIIYDSKYDLCGAPRALYYVAFYFFIGFMCMAFVNSLWFQFSYHDDRGCGSVLKVISLFTNREDSAFLVCVLYVGLCYGFLSHFLFWFVDDLGGHTLIMGTASALRELTALVFFFVGDRLLPLVGQTNVMVMTLLCYSACFFTAWRLTTDLWIIVALGVVEGATFASFWRCCEKYFAYLGTPKKIIDSTQSFLQAVFWGLGNGGGAMVGGSLITQFGARTTFGAFGVTSLVVCLLYVIYCYVLSELSKESSGDDTSSDDDQ